In uncultured Desulfobacter sp., one DNA window encodes the following:
- a CDS encoding zinc ribbon domain-containing protein, producing MPIYEYTCNACGKNFETLVLGSDIPTCPACSSEDLARMMSKCGFVSKSTGPGGQIQTTKSAGSSACSGCTSTNCSSCSSNSSSLTIG from the coding sequence ATGCCGATTTATGAATATACCTGCAACGCCTGCGGTAAAAACTTTGAAACCCTTGTGCTGGGCAGTGATATCCCCACGTGCCCGGCATGCAGCAGCGAAGACCTGGCACGAATGATGTCAAAATGCGGATTTGTATCCAAATCCACAGGTCCCGGCGGCCAGATTCAGACAACCAAATCAGCCGGCAGTTCTGCCTGTAGCGGCTGCACCTCAACCAACTGCAGTTCCTGCAGCAGTAACAGCAGCAGTCTAACGATCGGGTAA
- the selA gene encoding L-seryl-tRNA(Sec) selenium transferase yields MKQPMPDKHLQLKSLPGVDHILALAETDEQFRQIPRSLIRESVRRAIDNTRKQILEDKPAITSDEAILKQAALLAGQKMKNRLNPLINATGVVLHTNLGRALLCQDALDNIMAVASSYSNLELNLSTGKRGIRYAAIEELICELTGAQAAMAVNNNAGAVLLALNTLAQGRQVIVSRGELVEIGGSFRVPDVMIKSGCILKEVGTTNRTHPHDYANAVTEETGLLLKVHTSNYKIEGFTKSVSLKELVGIGKSHGIPVMEDLGSGTLIDFSAFGLPSEPPVFEQVASGADVVTFSGDKLLGGPQAGIIVGTKQYMDQIKANPLTRALRIDKMTLAGLEATFKLYRDTQMAIEEIPTLRMLTLSYEQLCQKAEVLLSLVTQAVGNKAELALADMESRPGGGSYPGLTLPTRCLTIRPNAMSVTALDKKLRDFDPAVMGRIEDDWFIIDPRTLQPGQDKILANILKKLID; encoded by the coding sequence ATGAAACAACCAATGCCTGATAAGCATTTACAATTAAAATCCCTGCCCGGTGTGGATCATATTCTGGCCCTTGCCGAAACAGATGAACAATTTAGACAAATACCGCGCAGCCTTATACGTGAATCCGTTCGAAGGGCCATTGACAATACCCGCAAACAAATACTTGAAGACAAACCTGCAATCACCTCTGATGAAGCGATTCTAAAGCAGGCGGCCCTGCTTGCCGGCCAAAAAATGAAAAATAGGCTCAATCCTTTGATCAACGCCACCGGTGTGGTGTTGCACACCAATCTTGGCAGGGCGCTGCTCTGCCAAGACGCTTTGGATAATATCATGGCCGTGGCATCCTCTTATTCCAATCTTGAGCTCAATCTATCAACAGGCAAGCGCGGCATCCGCTACGCAGCAATTGAAGAACTGATCTGCGAATTGACAGGCGCCCAGGCAGCCATGGCCGTAAACAACAATGCCGGTGCCGTACTTCTTGCCTTAAACACCCTTGCCCAGGGACGACAGGTCATTGTGTCCAGAGGAGAGCTTGTGGAGATCGGCGGTTCCTTCAGGGTACCGGACGTCATGATAAAAAGCGGGTGTATTTTAAAAGAAGTGGGAACCACCAATCGTACCCACCCCCATGATTATGCCAATGCCGTTACCGAAGAGACCGGGCTTTTACTCAAGGTCCACACATCCAATTATAAAATTGAGGGATTTACCAAATCGGTTTCCCTCAAGGAATTAGTGGGCATCGGAAAGTCCCATGGCATCCCGGTAATGGAAGACTTAGGCTCGGGTACACTGATTGACTTCAGCGCGTTTGGGCTGCCGTCTGAGCCCCCGGTGTTTGAACAGGTGGCCTCAGGTGCCGACGTTGTCACCTTCAGCGGAGACAAGCTTCTAGGCGGCCCCCAGGCCGGCATTATTGTGGGCACAAAACAATACATGGACCAGATAAAGGCCAACCCGCTGACCCGGGCCCTGCGCATCGACAAAATGACCCTGGCAGGTTTGGAAGCAACATTCAAACTTTACAGGGACACCCAGATGGCGATTGAAGAGATCCCCACGCTGAGAATGTTGACCTTGTCCTATGAACAGCTCTGTCAGAAGGCCGAGGTTCTGCTTTCTCTAGTCACCCAAGCTGTGGGGAACAAGGCGGAACTTGCCTTGGCAGATATGGAGTCCAGGCCGGGCGGCGGTTCTTACCCCGGATTGACCCTGCCCACCCGGTGCCTGACCATCCGGCCCAACGCCATGTCCGTAACAGCCCTGGATAAAAAACTGCGGGACTTTGATCCGGCCGTAATGGGACGTATTGAGGACGATTGGTTTATCATAGACCCCAGAACGCTTCAACCCGGTCAGGACAAGATCCTTGCCAATATCTTAAAAAAGCTGATAGATTAA
- a CDS encoding DMT family transporter, whose translation MKFIFLLVLAFAAGMLGPVQAGMNAKVGKALNDPFYAALISFAVGTAGLLGYALIGRMDFAVIRSVSGVHWSLWLAGLLGAFYVTATIVLAPRLGTALTFGLVVAGQLAMAVIMDHFGMFGMPVQLVNWPRLAGVALIVGGTMLIRWF comes from the coding sequence ATGAAATTCATATTTCTGCTGGTACTTGCTTTTGCTGCCGGCATGCTGGGACCGGTGCAGGCCGGAATGAATGCAAAGGTTGGAAAAGCGTTGAATGATCCCTTTTATGCGGCCCTTATTTCATTTGCCGTGGGTACGGCAGGCCTTTTAGGCTATGCGTTGATCGGCAGAATGGATTTTGCCGTCATCCGGAGCGTTTCCGGTGTTCATTGGAGTCTTTGGCTGGCCGGGCTTTTAGGGGCCTTTTATGTGACCGCGACCATCGTGCTGGCACCAAGGCTGGGTACAGCCCTGACCTTTGGTCTGGTGGTGGCGGGGCAACTTGCCATGGCCGTGATCATGGATCATTTTGGTATGTTCGGTATGCCGGTTCAGCTGGTTAACTGGCCTCGTCTTGCCGGTGTCGCGTTGATAGTTGGCGGCACTATGTTAATACGGTGGTTTTAG
- the ilvN gene encoding acetolactate synthase small subunit — protein MKKNRYTLTMLVENEPGVTARITGLFAGRGYNIETICGAPTANPNMSRITITTYTRPEILEQCMKQIKRLVNVIKLRDMTVEKAVKREMALICVKALPENHDEIKSLIQAFKGTMMDEGSRHFIFEVCGDENTIDILLEKLSPFGIKKLARSGVLALYREA, from the coding sequence TTGAAAAAAAACAGATACACCCTGACCATGTTGGTTGAAAATGAACCTGGAGTGACGGCCAGAATCACTGGGCTTTTTGCCGGCAGGGGATATAATATTGAGACCATCTGCGGTGCGCCCACGGCAAATCCCAACATGTCCAGAATCACCATCACCACATACACACGCCCGGAAATTTTAGAGCAATGCATGAAACAGATCAAACGCCTGGTAAACGTCATCAAGCTCAGGGACATGACCGTTGAAAAGGCAGTAAAAAGGGAAATGGCCCTGATCTGCGTCAAGGCCCTGCCCGAAAATCACGATGAGATTAAATCTTTGATTCAGGCGTTCAAAGGCACCATGATGGATGAAGGCTCTCGGCACTTTATTTTCGAAGTGTGCGGAGATGAGAACACCATTGACATTCTTCTTGAAAAACTGTCACCCTTTGGCATCAAAAAACTTGCCCGGTCCGGTGTGTTAGCCCTTTACCGTGAAGCCTGA
- a CDS encoding zf-HC2 domain-containing protein has translation MTCHKFSNEFISRFIDNELDEEDRNAFIRHKAQCLDCCAVETRFKQTGMIFEQQADDIIRLLLKDTPEIFIKTNERAYKFDNDRIMKPKSRGAQAVFAILSLAVVVAIMYLTPWYQGKPSTGLSVPGPSAVVNSVDAYGSSVMILETAETHHTIIWFSET, from the coding sequence ATGACCTGCCATAAGTTTTCCAATGAATTTATCTCAAGATTTATAGATAATGAGCTTGATGAAGAGGACCGCAATGCTTTTATCCGCCATAAAGCCCAATGCCTCGACTGTTGCGCAGTAGAAACTCGCTTCAAACAGACAGGGATGATATTTGAACAACAGGCCGACGACATTATCAGACTATTATTGAAAGATACGCCTGAAATCTTTATAAAAACAAATGAGAGGGCCTATAAGTTCGATAATGACAGGATAATGAAACCCAAATCCAGAGGCGCACAGGCTGTTTTCGCGATATTAAGCCTTGCTGTGGTGGTAGCAATCATGTATCTGACCCCTTGGTACCAGGGGAAACCGTCAACCGGGTTGTCAGTGCCGGGCCCCTCAGCCGTGGTAAATTCTGTTGATGCCTATGGATCCTCGGTTATGATCCTGGAAACAGCAGAAACCCACCATACGATTATCTGGTTTTCCGAAACCTGA
- a CDS encoding D-sedoheptulose 7-phosphate isomerase, which produces MKELIRQTVQDAIDTKQIFFAAYEDLIETCAQQMAATLEAGGKLLLFGNGGSAADCQHIAAEFVNRFQMERKPLPAIALTCDTSIITSIGNDYSFDEIFSKQVQALGHKNDMAIGISTSGNSPNVIRAAAVAKDQGLTLIGFSGAGGKLRQISDIAFCVDSPVTARIQEVHITLGHILCDLSERILFHAQ; this is translated from the coding sequence ATGAAAGAACTGATCCGGCAGACTGTTCAGGATGCCATTGACACCAAGCAAATTTTTTTTGCAGCCTATGAGGATCTTATTGAAACCTGTGCACAGCAAATGGCAGCCACCCTTGAAGCCGGCGGAAAGCTGCTGCTTTTTGGCAATGGGGGATCTGCGGCAGACTGCCAGCACATTGCGGCAGAATTTGTCAACCGATTTCAGATGGAACGTAAACCATTACCCGCCATTGCCCTGACCTGCGATACCTCGATTATCACCAGTATCGGCAACGACTACTCCTTTGATGAAATATTTTCAAAACAGGTCCAGGCTTTAGGCCACAAAAATGATATGGCAATTGGGATCTCTACTTCTGGCAATTCCCCCAATGTAATCCGGGCCGCAGCAGTGGCAAAGGACCAGGGACTTACGCTAATAGGATTTTCCGGAGCCGGGGGAAAGCTAAGACAGATAAGTGATATAGCTTTTTGTGTGGACAGTCCCGTAACCGCCCGTATACAGGAAGTTCATATCACTCTGGGCCATATTCTTTGCGATCTTTCTGAGAGGATTTTGTTCCATGCCCAATAA
- a CDS encoding sigma-70 family RNA polymerase sigma factor: MPRNAKESKKEPAANSPPEKYPGHPVDEDDLIRRLKHGQQWACNTLVDLYQERLLKLAWGITLDKEESREIVQDIFFTAIKKIDTFRGESSLWAWLRKMTVNACLNWKRKWKRRFRWHHTPIETETMIPAQDGQTQEDTPETLLQEKQAHKEVADAVARLPEDVRTAFVLCSFEGLSYQEIAQVLGIKKGTVSSRIFRARQIISRSIEQNSTPRNKRKNLL; encoded by the coding sequence TTGCCCCGGAATGCTAAGGAGTCCAAAAAAGAACCTGCCGCCAACAGCCCCCCGGAAAAATACCCGGGACACCCTGTAGACGAAGACGATCTTATACGACGACTGAAACATGGCCAGCAGTGGGCCTGCAATACTCTGGTGGATTTATACCAGGAGCGTCTGCTTAAACTGGCCTGGGGCATTACCCTGGATAAGGAAGAGAGCAGGGAAATTGTTCAGGATATTTTTTTCACAGCCATTAAAAAAATCGACACCTTCAGGGGAGAATCAAGCCTGTGGGCCTGGTTGCGAAAGATGACGGTCAATGCCTGTCTTAATTGGAAGCGCAAATGGAAACGACGTTTTCGATGGCACCACACCCCCATTGAAACAGAGACCATGATTCCGGCTCAGGACGGACAAACACAGGAAGATACCCCCGAAACCCTTTTACAGGAAAAACAGGCGCACAAGGAAGTGGCTGATGCAGTTGCGCGGCTGCCGGAGGATGTAAGAACCGCATTTGTTTTGTGTTCCTTTGAAGGCTTATCATACCAAGAGATTGCACAAGTCCTGGGGATTAAAAAAGGCACCGTCAGTTCCAGGATATTCAGGGCAAGGCAGATAATCAGCCGGTCCATAGAACAAAACAGCACGCCAAGAAATAAGAGGAAAAACTTGTTATGA
- a CDS encoding M20 family metallopeptidase translates to MTIIEEQVRSILKAHEQDLLSVVNKIHDTPELSGQEIQACAWQEDLLSAWGFSVETAYKDLATAFNATAGQDGPHICFMAEYDALPGIGHGCGHNLIAGVALGAGLVLKNLLSRHHLPGRVTVMGTPAEEQRGAKVDLIKAGALKNVDLVLMAHPSDDATAPYAGESGIRQFMVSFAGKTSHAADCPEKGVNALDAIRLLFNGVDAWRQQLTETSRVHGVIRDGGQAPNIIPDFAEAEFYLRDFDLNYLDQMQARFENIAKGAALMTDTTLKISEILNFYKPGIPNAALNQLFFSLARDAGMQPQWTKRSRGSSDFGDVTYEVPAMHAYFNITQNNPDIIIHSREFAQAAATHFAFSQMKKTARILARIAWQFLTEQNFRDIVEKAFPFKK, encoded by the coding sequence ATGACTATCATAGAGGAACAGGTCAGATCCATATTAAAAGCCCACGAACAAGATTTATTGTCCGTGGTAAATAAAATCCATGACACACCGGAACTTTCCGGCCAAGAGATTCAGGCATGTGCCTGGCAGGAAGATCTGCTCAGCGCCTGGGGATTTTCTGTGGAAACAGCCTACAAGGACCTTGCCACGGCCTTTAATGCGACAGCAGGCCAAGATGGCCCTCACATCTGTTTCATGGCTGAATATGATGCCCTGCCCGGCATCGGTCACGGGTGCGGCCATAACCTGATTGCCGGCGTGGCACTGGGAGCTGGGCTGGTGCTGAAAAATCTCTTGTCCCGCCACCATTTACCAGGCAGAGTTACGGTGATGGGCACCCCTGCCGAAGAACAGCGGGGCGCCAAAGTTGATCTGATCAAGGCTGGTGCCCTGAAAAATGTGGACCTCGTGCTTATGGCCCACCCGTCGGATGATGCCACAGCACCTTATGCCGGAGAGTCTGGTATCAGACAATTTATGGTCTCCTTTGCCGGGAAAACCTCGCATGCAGCAGATTGTCCGGAAAAAGGCGTCAACGCTTTAGACGCCATACGGCTTTTGTTCAACGGAGTGGATGCCTGGCGCCAGCAACTCACTGAGACCAGCCGGGTCCATGGCGTGATCCGGGACGGTGGCCAGGCCCCCAACATTATCCCGGATTTTGCCGAGGCCGAGTTCTATTTACGCGATTTTGATCTTAACTATCTTGACCAAATGCAGGCCCGGTTTGAAAATATTGCCAAAGGCGCGGCACTGATGACCGACACGACGCTGAAAATTTCGGAGATACTAAACTTTTACAAACCGGGAATTCCCAATGCCGCGCTCAACCAGCTCTTTTTTTCACTTGCCCGGGATGCCGGCATGCAACCCCAATGGACCAAGCGGTCCCGGGGATCTTCGGATTTTGGAGATGTCACCTATGAAGTACCGGCCATGCACGCCTATTTTAACATTACCCAAAACAATCCAGACATTATCATTCACTCCAGAGAATTTGCTCAGGCGGCGGCAACCCACTTTGCATTTTCCCAAATGAAAAAAACCGCCCGGATTCTTGCCCGGATTGCCTGGCAGTTCCTGACTGAACAAAATTTCAGAGACATCGTTGAAAAGGCTTTCCCTTTTAAAAAATAA
- the hemC gene encoding hydroxymethylbilane synthase codes for MKTNICIGTRGSMLALWQANHVKETIEKAFPDIQVDINIIKTTGDRVTDRPLAMVGGKGLFVKEIESALLDGTIDLAVHSMKDMPGELPEGLVIGAIPERANPFDVLISGQGSLFKNYPQGAVIGTSSLRRGSQLKHLRPDLEIKSIRGNLDTRLKKLKSGEYAAIVLAAAGLERLGQGSEITEYLTETDMVPAVGQGALCIETREKDPDMADILSVLDHDPTRICVTGERAFLKEIEGSCHIPVACFGKIIDNRVMLTAVVASEDGESLIKEIIESSPEQVTEKGRELAKLVLDKGGKRILEALNIP; via the coding sequence ATGAAAACAAATATCTGCATTGGCACCCGGGGAAGCATGCTGGCCCTGTGGCAGGCCAACCACGTAAAAGAGACTATTGAAAAAGCCTTTCCTGATATTCAGGTTGATATCAACATCATCAAAACAACGGGTGACCGGGTAACAGACCGGCCGCTTGCCATGGTGGGCGGCAAAGGCCTTTTTGTCAAAGAGATTGAATCAGCCCTTTTAGACGGGACGATTGATTTAGCCGTTCACTCTATGAAAGACATGCCCGGCGAACTGCCCGAAGGATTGGTGATCGGGGCCATACCGGAACGGGCCAACCCCTTTGATGTACTTATATCCGGCCAGGGGTCACTTTTCAAAAATTATCCACAAGGTGCGGTCATCGGCACCTCCAGCCTTCGCCGGGGCTCACAGCTAAAACACCTTCGCCCGGATCTTGAAATTAAATCCATCCGCGGTAATCTGGATACCCGCCTTAAAAAGCTTAAATCAGGTGAATATGCTGCAATAGTACTTGCAGCAGCCGGGCTTGAACGTTTGGGCCAGGGCAGTGAAATCACCGAGTACCTGACTGAAACCGATATGGTGCCTGCTGTGGGCCAGGGGGCGCTTTGCATTGAAACCCGGGAAAAGGATCCGGACATGGCAGACATTTTATCCGTTCTCGACCATGACCCTACCCGGATCTGTGTAACCGGCGAACGTGCATTTCTCAAAGAGATTGAAGGCAGCTGCCATATCCCTGTGGCTTGTTTCGGTAAAATCATAGACAACCGGGTGATGCTGACAGCAGTAGTGGCGTCGGAGGACGGCGAGTCTTTAATCAAAGAAATCATTGAATCATCCCCTGAACAGGTAACTGAAAAGGGTCGGGAACTTGCAAAACTTGTTCTTGATAAAGGCGGAAAACGCATATTGGAGGCACTTAATATCCCATGA
- the cobA gene encoding uroporphyrinogen-III C-methyltransferase, with product MTQSKGKVYLIGAGPGDPGLITVKAKECIQAADVVVYDYLASPFLLDYAKKDAEIIYVGKKGGDHTLTQDKINLLLVNKAREGKNVARLKGGDPFIFGRGGEEAQELLADGINYEVIPGVTSAVAAPAYAGIPVTHRDHTSFVSFITGHERPDKKESRMQWDIFAKSDATLVFLMGVKNLSNIVTKLMEHGKPSDTPVALVRWGTTTRQQTVTGTLETIVDAVKKAGLKSPAIIVVGHVVSLREELSWFDKKPLFGKKIVITRARAQASGLVAELNRLGAQCIEIPTIKIAPPEDKKPLEAAIDNLDQYNWLVLTSVNGVKFFFDTLFKKGKDARALGHLKFACIGPVTKERLADYGIISDILPETYQAESVVDAFSGLDMTGKKVLLPRAKKARTILPEQLTHMGAQVDEVTAYETRLASEGKALLIDMLKAGDIDAVTFTSSSTVTNFLNLLDGQNPPALLDGVLLASIGPITSDTIRAQGLKPDIEADAFTIEGLIAALLEHYEGALPEV from the coding sequence ATGACACAATCCAAGGGCAAGGTTTATCTGATTGGCGCAGGACCGGGAGACCCAGGGCTTATCACCGTAAAGGCAAAGGAGTGCATTCAAGCTGCGGATGTGGTGGTTTATGACTACCTGGCATCCCCCTTTCTGCTTGATTATGCGAAAAAAGACGCTGAAATTATCTACGTGGGCAAAAAAGGCGGGGACCACACCCTGACCCAGGACAAAATAAATCTGCTGCTGGTAAACAAAGCCAGAGAAGGCAAAAACGTGGCCCGCCTCAAAGGCGGAGACCCCTTTATTTTCGGCCGCGGCGGGGAAGAGGCCCAGGAGCTGTTGGCTGACGGCATCAATTATGAGGTAATTCCAGGTGTCACATCAGCTGTGGCAGCCCCGGCCTATGCCGGTATCCCGGTAACCCACAGGGACCATACCTCCTTTGTCTCTTTTATAACCGGTCACGAACGGCCTGATAAAAAAGAGTCCCGGATGCAGTGGGACATCTTTGCAAAGTCAGACGCCACCCTTGTCTTTTTGATGGGGGTTAAAAATTTGTCTAATATCGTCACCAAACTGATGGAACACGGCAAACCGTCGGATACACCGGTGGCACTGGTACGCTGGGGCACCACTACCCGCCAGCAGACGGTAACCGGCACCCTTGAAACGATTGTTGACGCGGTTAAAAAAGCAGGGCTGAAATCTCCGGCCATCATTGTTGTAGGGCATGTGGTCTCTTTACGGGAAGAGCTAAGCTGGTTTGACAAAAAACCGTTGTTCGGAAAAAAAATTGTGATCACCCGGGCCCGTGCCCAGGCATCCGGCCTTGTGGCTGAGTTAAATCGACTCGGCGCCCAGTGCATAGAGATCCCCACCATTAAAATCGCACCGCCTGAAGACAAAAAACCGCTGGAGGCGGCCATTGATAACCTGGACCAATATAACTGGCTGGTGCTGACTTCGGTGAACGGCGTAAAATTTTTCTTTGATACCCTCTTTAAAAAAGGCAAGGACGCCCGCGCCTTGGGGCATCTTAAATTTGCCTGTATCGGCCCTGTGACCAAAGAACGGCTGGCAGACTATGGCATAATTTCTGATATTCTGCCCGAAACATATCAGGCGGAATCTGTTGTGGATGCGTTTTCAGGTCTTGATATGACCGGTAAAAAGGTATTGCTGCCCCGGGCAAAAAAAGCACGCACCATCCTGCCTGAGCAGTTGACACATATGGGGGCTCAGGTGGATGAGGTCACCGCGTATGAAACCCGGCTGGCAAGTGAAGGCAAAGCGTTGCTGATTGATATGCTCAAGGCTGGGGATATTGACGCTGTGACCTTTACTTCATCTTCCACGGTAACCAATTTCTTGAACCTGCTTGACGGACAAAACCCCCCTGCCCTGCTTGACGGGGTTCTGCTTGCCAGTATTGGTCCCATCACCTCGGATACCATCCGGGCCCAAGGGCTTAAACCGGATATTGAAGCGGACGCTTTTACCATAGAGGGCTTGATAGCCGCCTTGCTCGAACATTATGAAGGTGCATTACCTGAAGTATAG
- the moaA gene encoding GTP 3',8-cyclase MoaA, which produces MIAGTRNINYLRISVTDRCNFRCRYCVPAAPFKVIEHERIARYEEILRIVRISCDMGINKVRITGGEPFVRKGIFSFLHRLCRIPQLKDISITTNGSRLNRDKINDLMDMGIQRLNFSLDTLVPEKFLKITRRDRFQRVWDSIMAAHDLGMSPIKINTVALKGFNDDEIQAIAGLTLKYPFHVRFIEYMPMGNSDVGADGQILTQDIKNLITEAHGSLTVVPKKANDGPAKLYKLAEASGILGFITPVSSHFCSECNRLRLTSRGTLRPCLLSNKETDILTPLRNGADDDSLKQIMVTALKDKPLHHSLEKRTARDLPLNHMTSIGG; this is translated from the coding sequence ATGATTGCAGGAACCAGAAACATTAATTATTTGAGAATCTCCGTTACGGACCGATGTAATTTCAGATGCAGGTATTGTGTGCCTGCAGCCCCGTTCAAAGTTATTGAGCATGAGCGCATTGCCCGATATGAGGAGATATTAAGAATTGTCCGTATCAGCTGTGACATGGGCATTAACAAAGTCAGAATTACCGGTGGAGAACCCTTTGTCAGAAAGGGTATTTTCTCCTTTCTCCATCGCCTGTGCCGCATTCCCCAATTAAAAGATATCTCCATTACCACCAACGGTTCCCGCCTGAACCGGGATAAAATAAACGACTTGATGGATATGGGGATTCAAAGGCTCAACTTCAGCCTGGATACCCTGGTGCCCGAAAAATTTCTTAAGATCACCCGGCGGGACCGGTTCCAAAGGGTTTGGGACAGTATCATGGCGGCCCATGACCTGGGCATGTCACCCATAAAAATCAATACGGTGGCATTGAAAGGGTTCAACGATGATGAAATCCAGGCCATTGCCGGCCTGACCCTGAAATACCCCTTCCATGTCCGCTTTATTGAATATATGCCCATGGGAAATTCAGATGTGGGGGCAGACGGTCAGATCCTGACCCAAGACATTAAAAATCTGATCACTGAGGCCCATGGATCATTGACGGTTGTCCCTAAAAAAGCAAATGATGGTCCGGCAAAACTGTACAAACTGGCCGAGGCATCTGGAATCTTAGGGTTCATCACACCGGTCAGTTCCCATTTTTGCAGTGAATGTAACAGGTTGCGTCTGACGTCCCGGGGAACCCTTCGCCCCTGCCTGCTGAGCAACAAAGAAACTGATATTCTCACCCCTCTGCGAAACGGCGCCGATGATGACAGTTTAAAACAAATCATGGTAACTGCTTTGAAAGACAAGCCGTTACACCATAGCTTAGAGAAAAGAACAGCCCGGGATCTGCCGTTAAATCATATGACATCCATCGGCGGATAG
- a CDS encoding tetratricopeptide repeat protein produces the protein MMLKFIAKEIQFLKTTGDAPDLNSPDVYYSDLISRPSKEFEIFTRRIADTCTSQKTFTTTAIQIDPAAPEDVIDKANEVFHNCFHSVLDEDRGIWECLDPFTAIFGFWDYQTPEQGNKLLNLLNKKISQALNIEMIMGTICFPFYDFPVEEMAGCALKALDHAAFFGPGHAVAFDGLTLNISGDRLFQLKKIDAAISEYEKGLSIAPTDINLLNSLGVAFGVDGYLDKAMEFFEKARNINPEEVMVIHNIALVHRINGNNASALAYLKKAHGINPAIFEIELLLGHLLSKEKKFDEAMTHLEAAIRLKPESGTAFRIKGQIFIEKGDAPGAAAQFNQAIKLNPNDPEALSGYARVMAFQKKNLPIALSFAKKSLELDPENKRYQQYLEEIQNLQAQIEEKNPDSTIKSA, from the coding sequence ATGATGCTAAAATTCATTGCAAAAGAGATCCAATTTTTAAAAACAACCGGAGATGCGCCAGACCTTAATTCCCCGGACGTTTACTATTCGGACCTGATTAGCCGGCCGTCAAAGGAATTTGAAATTTTTACCCGGCGTATCGCAGACACCTGCACTTCCCAAAAAACGTTTACTACAACGGCGATACAGATTGATCCGGCAGCACCGGAAGATGTGATTGACAAAGCCAATGAAGTTTTCCACAATTGTTTTCATTCGGTGCTCGATGAAGACAGAGGTATCTGGGAATGCCTGGACCCCTTCACGGCGATCTTTGGATTTTGGGATTACCAGACCCCTGAACAGGGTAATAAACTGCTTAATCTGCTAAATAAAAAAATCTCCCAGGCCCTGAATATTGAAATGATTATGGGAACAATTTGCTTCCCTTTCTATGATTTTCCGGTTGAAGAAATGGCTGGGTGTGCGCTCAAAGCCCTTGATCATGCCGCATTTTTCGGCCCCGGACATGCCGTTGCATTTGACGGTCTTACACTGAATATCAGTGGAGACAGACTGTTTCAGCTCAAAAAAATTGACGCAGCCATTAGTGAATATGAAAAAGGCCTCTCCATTGCCCCAACCGATATTAACCTGCTCAACAGCCTGGGCGTGGCCTTTGGGGTAGACGGGTACCTGGACAAGGCCATGGAATTCTTTGAAAAAGCCCGCAATATCAACCCTGAAGAAGTGATGGTCATCCACAACATCGCCCTGGTCCACCGAATCAACGGCAATAACGCTTCAGCCTTGGCCTACCTTAAAAAAGCCCATGGCATCAACCCCGCTATTTTTGAAATAGAACTGCTTTTGGGACATCTTTTATCTAAGGAAAAAAAATTTGATGAGGCCATGACCCACCTGGAAGCCGCCATCCGGCTCAAACCCGAATCAGGTACTGCGTTCAGAATAAAAGGGCAGATCTTCATAGAAAAAGGAGATGCCCCAGGTGCCGCAGCCCAGTTCAACCAGGCAATAAAACTCAACCCCAATGATCCAGAGGCGTTGTCCGGCTATGCCAGAGTCATGGCGTTCCAGAAAAAAAACCTGCCCATTGCGCTGAGCTTTGCAAAAAAAAGTTTGGAACTTGACCCTGAAAACAAACGGTACCAACAATATCTTGAAGAAATTCAAAACCTACAAGCCCAAATTGAAGAAAAAAATCCGGACAGTACCATCAAATCAGCCTGA